Proteins encoded in a region of the Mesoflavibacter profundi genome:
- a CDS encoding aldo/keto reductase, with protein MKYTTLPNTDIKVSKICLGTMTWGNQNTEAEGHAQLDYALEQGVNFIDTAELYPVPATAETQGRTSKIIGTWLKKTGHREKVVIASKIAGPGDYTAHIRTSGFQKGSIKDAVEKELNRLKTDYIDVFQLHWPERQTNTFGVRDYNHNPNDQWEDNFKDVLEQLEAVKKEGKIRFAGLSNEKAWGTMRYLEESKKHNLIRPITIQNAYSLINRVFEGDMAEVSIRENIGLLAYSPMAFGVLSGKYIKGIAEENSRLKLFPRFARYSSENSTIATKKYLELAEENNLTLAQMSLAFVNQRPFVTSNIIGATNLEQLKENIKSIEVNLSDSILEKINQIHSVIPNPAP; from the coding sequence ATGAAATACACAACTTTACCAAATACAGATATAAAAGTGAGTAAAATTTGCCTAGGTACGATGACTTGGGGAAATCAAAACACAGAAGCCGAAGGACATGCTCAATTAGATTATGCGTTAGAACAAGGCGTAAATTTTATAGATACAGCAGAGTTGTATCCAGTTCCAGCAACTGCCGAAACACAAGGAAGAACTAGTAAAATAATAGGAACGTGGCTTAAAAAAACTGGACATAGAGAAAAAGTTGTTATCGCATCTAAGATAGCTGGACCAGGAGATTATACAGCGCACATACGTACATCAGGATTTCAAAAAGGATCAATTAAAGATGCAGTAGAAAAAGAATTAAATAGACTGAAAACAGATTATATTGATGTATTTCAATTACATTGGCCAGAACGTCAAACCAATACTTTTGGAGTAAGAGATTATAATCATAATCCTAACGACCAATGGGAAGATAATTTTAAAGACGTTTTAGAGCAGTTAGAAGCTGTTAAAAAAGAAGGTAAAATCCGATTTGCAGGACTTTCTAATGAAAAAGCATGGGGAACAATGCGTTATCTAGAAGAGTCTAAAAAACATAATTTAATAAGACCAATAACTATCCAAAATGCATACTCATTAATAAACAGAGTTTTTGAAGGTGATATGGCTGAGGTTTCAATAAGAGAAAATATAGGATTATTAGCTTATTCGCCTATGGCGTTTGGCGTGTTGTCTGGTAAATATATAAAAGGAATAGCTGAAGAAAATTCTAGATTAAAATTGTTTCCAAGATTTGCAAGATATAGTAGTGAAAATTCCACTATTGCCACTAAAAAGTATTTAGAATTAGCAGAAGAAAATAATTTAACTTTAGCTCAAATGTCTTTAGCATTTGTTAATCAAAGACCATTTGTAACAAGTAATATTATAGGAGCAACAAATTTAGAGCAGCTTAAAGAAAATATTAAAAGTATTGAAGTAAATCTATCAGATTCTATATTAGAAAAAATAAACCAAATTCATTCGGTTATACCAAATCCTGCTCCTTAA
- a CDS encoding OmpA family protein, with amino-acid sequence MKNTFLTLMLSVFVLSSCVSPKVYKELESKYAGLKKENKALKEENKELQLALNQAKNKLKETEDDYLDADANKKLWEAEYKALSKNYDALKESYDALEANSSSAIAANTKKNRELLAQLESKEQALATENARLEQLKQELEARSQRVADLEAIISAKEAEMNALKDAISKALVDFEGKGLTVEKRNGKVYVSMENKLLFQSGSWAVGTQGKQAVKQLGAVLADNPEISVLIEGHTDNDPFSGNGNVKDNWDLSTKRATAIVNILQENKNINPESLTAAGRGEYAPVASNDTAEGKAKNRRIEVILTPKLDKITELLNN; translated from the coding sequence ATGAAAAACACCTTTTTAACTTTAATGCTTTCAGTTTTTGTATTATCAAGTTGCGTATCGCCAAAAGTGTACAAAGAACTAGAAAGTAAATATGCAGGTTTAAAAAAAGAAAATAAAGCCTTAAAAGAAGAAAATAAAGAACTTCAATTAGCATTAAATCAAGCTAAAAATAAGTTAAAAGAAACCGAAGACGACTATCTAGATGCAGATGCAAACAAAAAACTATGGGAAGCAGAATATAAGGCATTATCTAAAAATTACGATGCATTAAAAGAATCCTATGACGCTTTAGAAGCAAATAGTAGTTCTGCAATTGCAGCAAACACCAAAAAAAACAGAGAATTATTAGCGCAATTAGAATCTAAAGAGCAAGCATTAGCAACAGAAAACGCTAGACTAGAACAGTTAAAGCAAGAGCTAGAAGCTAGATCGCAACGTGTAGCAGATCTTGAAGCAATAATTTCGGCAAAAGAAGCAGAGATGAATGCCTTAAAAGATGCTATTTCAAAAGCATTAGTAGATTTTGAAGGTAAGGGATTAACCGTAGAAAAACGCAACGGAAAAGTTTACGTGTCTATGGAAAATAAACTATTATTTCAATCAGGTAGTTGGGCAGTAGGAACACAAGGTAAACAAGCAGTTAAACAGTTAGGAGCTGTATTAGCAGATAATCCAGAGATTTCAGTATTAATAGAAGGTCACACAGATAACGATCCATTTTCTGGTAACGGAAACGTAAAAGACAACTGGGATTTATCAACCAAACGTGCAACAGCAATAGTAAATATACTTCAAGAAAATAAAAACATCAATCCAGAAAGTTTAACAGCAGCAGGTCGTGGCGAGTATGCTCCTGTAGCAAGTAACGATACAGCTGAAGGAAAAGCCAAAAACCGTCGTATAGAGGTTATTTTAACACCAAAATTAGACAAAATTACAGAGTTGCTAAATAATTAA
- a CDS encoding exodeoxyribonuclease III, whose product MKIISYNVNGIRAAINKGFIDWLKSANPDILCLQEIKAMEEQLDLDLFKDAGYHYNYWFSAQKKGYSGVAVLCKTEPDHIEFGTGIESMDFEGRNIRVDFGPLSVMSMYLPSGTNDARLSHKFEYMDMIHQYLNELRQERPNLVVCGDYNICHEEIDIHNPKMKGVSGFLPEEREWLSSFIDSGFIDSFRYLHPEKQEYSWWSYRANARANNKGWRLDYAMVSEPLQQKIKRAVILQEAKHSDHCPILLELEN is encoded by the coding sequence ATGAAAATTATCTCGTACAACGTTAACGGAATTAGAGCCGCAATTAACAAAGGATTTATAGATTGGTTAAAAAGTGCAAATCCAGATATTTTGTGTTTACAAGAGATAAAAGCAATGGAAGAACAGCTGGATTTAGACTTGTTTAAAGATGCTGGTTACCATTATAATTATTGGTTTAGCGCACAAAAAAAAGGGTATAGCGGTGTAGCAGTTTTATGTAAAACTGAACCAGATCATATAGAATTTGGTACAGGAATAGAATCTATGGATTTTGAAGGTCGAAACATACGTGTAGATTTTGGTCCATTATCAGTAATGAGCATGTATTTACCATCAGGAACAAACGATGCAAGATTGTCTCATAAATTTGAATATATGGACATGATACATCAATATTTAAATGAATTACGCCAAGAACGACCAAACCTTGTAGTTTGTGGTGATTACAATATTTGTCATGAAGAAATAGATATTCATAACCCAAAAATGAAAGGCGTTTCTGGATTTTTACCCGAAGAGCGCGAATGGTTATCAAGCTTTATTGATAGCGGATTTATAGATTCTTTTAGATATCTTCATCCCGAAAAACAAGAATACTCTTGGTGGAGCTATCGCGCCAATGCAAGAGCAAATAACAAAGGTTGGCGTTTAGATTACGCAATGGTTAGCGAGCCATTACAACAAAAAATAAAAAGAGCAGTTATATTACAAGAAGCAAAGCATAGTGATCACTGTCCAATTTTGCTAGAACTAGAAAACTAA